The Deinococcus hopiensis KR-140 sequence CTGTGCCTGGCCGGAGGGCACAGCGTGCTCCTGCGCGAACGCAACGCCCTGTTCCTCGCCGCAGGGTCCGCGCCGCCCGGCGCGGACCCTGGACAGCCGAGAGCTTCAGGCTGCCGAACTTGTGCTGCGAAGGCATGAACCCTACCCGGCCCTGGCGGTGGGCCGGCACAGGCCCGCTGGTCCGGGCCACCGCGTCGCTGACGCGCCTCGTCGCGGGTGACTCGCCCGAACTGCTTGCCCCACCCATGAACGTGCTGCGCCATTGCCCGCCCTCCAGCGTGGTCTGGCCTTCAACATCCTGAACCGGAGCGAATGGGGCGGGGGCACCCGCCGTCGCGGCTGGCCAGGCAGGTGGAGGCGACGGCGCGGCGACTGAACTGCTGACCGAGCTGAAGGGATATCCCGTACCCCCGTTCAGCGCCGCTGCGGCTTCCGACTGCTGGGGGCCTCCTGTTCCTGATCTCCACCACGGCCTTCGGTACGCCCACCGACACCACGCTGTCCGAACTCGCCACCGAGGCGTTCTTTCCGGCGGAGGCCAGTACGGCCCAGCGGCTGCGGGCAATGGCGCAGCAAGGATGAAGCTTAGCCCGTCTGTTCCTCGCCCAGCGCCGCATCGAGCGCCACCTCAATCATGCCGTTGAAGGTCAGTTGCCGCTCTTCCGCCGTTGTTTCCTCACGGGTGACGAGGTGGTCACTGACGGTCAGGATGGTCAGCGCGCGGACGCCGTGCTTGGCGGCCAGGGTGTACAGTCCGGCGGCCTCCATCTCGACGGCGAGCACCCCGAACTGCGCCCAGAGTTTGTACTGGTCGAAATCGTCGTGGTAGAAGGTGTCCGAAGACATGATGTTCCCCACGTGGGTGGCGAAGCCGCGCTCCTGGGCAATCTGGTAGGCGCGCAGCAGCAGTCCGAAGTCTGCGATGGGGGCAAAGTTCTTGGCTCCGAAGCGGATGTTGTTGATGTTGGAATCGGTGCAGGCCGCCTGTGCGAGCACCAGGTCGCGCACATGCACGTCTGCCTGATAGCTGCCGCAGGTGCCCACGCGGATCAGGTTCTTGCAGCCGTAGTCCTGAATCAGTTCCGAGACGTAGATCATCGAGGAGGCGATGCCCATGCCGGTGCCCTGCACGCTGACCTTTTTGCCCTTGTAGGTACCGGTAAAGCCCAGCATGCCGCGCACGGAGTTGTGCTGCACAGGATTCTCGAAAAAGGTTTCCGCAATGTGCTGGGCGCGCAGGGGATCACCGGGGAGGAGGACGGTCTCGGCGATCACTCCAGGCTGGGCGTTAAGGTGAATGCTCATGGTGCCCAGGCTAGCAGCCCGGCCCTCCTCGCCTGCACCTTTGGGCGGAGGCGGGGGAAGGGAGCTTGCTCTATCCTGCGGGGCGATGCCGGACCTGACCCACCTGTTTCTCAGCGCGTCCTATCTGGGGCTCTTTCTGACCGTATTCGCGGAAAGTGGCCTGTTGCTGGGCTTTTTTCTGCCTGGCGACACGCTGTTGATCGCGGCAGGATACCTCGCCCGGGAGGGCAAGATCAGCCTGGCGGGCGTCATGCTGGCTGTGGCGGCGGGAGCGGTCCTCGGCTACCTGCTGGGTTACTGGATCGGCAACAGATACGGGCAGCAGGTCTTTCTGCGGCCTGGTGGAAAGCTGCTCAAGCCCGAACACCTTGCCCGCACCCGCGCCTTTTACGAGCAGCGCGGCGAGATCACGGTGGTGCTGGCCCGCTTCATTCCGGTGGTGCGCGTCGTCGCACCCACGATGGCGGGGGTCAGCGGCATGCCGCTCTCCCGCTACAACCTCTACAACGTAATTGGCGGCGTGCTGTGGGCCGTCTCCATCCCCCTGCTGGGCTACGGGTTGGGTCACCTCGTGCCCAACCTGGACCATTACGTGCTGCTGGCCGTGCTGGGGGCCGCCGTGCTGAGCACCGGGCCGCTGCTCGTGGCGTTCTTGCGTCAGCGCCGCAACGCGGTTTCCGAGAACGGGAAGTAGCGCCAAGCCCTCCACCCAGCCCTCCGCCAGCCAGCGGGCGTGGGGCATCCCCCGCTGTCCAGAACTGCCCACCTGCAGTTCGCGGGCCTCGTAGGGGACGCGGCAGAAGGTGGTCTGGACGGTTTCAGTCCCAAGGCCGAGCGGCACGTACTCCGCGCACGGTGCGTGTCCCGCTCCCCCCATCGTTCGAACGCCAGGCCGACGCTGCCGGGGTTGAGCAGCGACCAGCCATCCAGGGTGCGGAGGAGCGGTTTGTGGGCGTGACCGCCCGCCCAGATGAACTGCTCTCCGTATGCGGCGCGCAGTTCTGTCCGTCGCTCGGGAGAGGTTCCCGCCTGTAGCCCCCCGTCATTCCGCTTGGGGCCGCCGCGAAAGGCGAGGCGTCCGGGAAGCTCTGAGGCGTCCGGGAAGCTCTGTCGCCGCCGGGTAAGCGTCCATCAGCAGGCGCTCCTCAGCGGTGGGTTGCGCGTGACTCCAGCCGCCAATCTCCCACAGCCGCTCCTCAGCAGGAAAGCCGCGTGGCGTAAAGGGCACAGGGGGCGGACATCATCCGGTCCGCGTTGCCGCGTACCACCGGGCAGCCCAGGGCCGCCACCTCACGCACGCACTCGCGCGGTCAGGCTCCGTCCATCGCCGCGTCGCTCAGGTACAGCAAGGCGTCCGCATATCCGCGAGGGCCGCCCTCAGGACGGGAAGGTCGCCGAAGACGGCGGGCCGCAGGGGTCGTCCCAACGGGCATGATGGAGGCGTGAAAGACCCCACCCAGCCGCGCCCCGTTTCTGAGTCTGTCCGGACCCGCCGGACGGACGCCGTGATCTCGCGGGTCAGTTCACTGGAACTGTTTTTGGATCTGGTGTTTGTCTTCACGGTCACGCAGCTCACCGGGCTGATCGTGGGTGCGGAGGGCTGGACCGATTACCTGAAGGCTGCCCTCGTCTTTATGACCATCTGGTGGATTTACAGCGGCTACGTCTGGCTGACGAGCAACGTGGGCCTGGGGCGCACCCGGCACCGCCTGCTGATGTTCACGGGCATGACGGGCTTTCTGGTCATGGCGCTGTCCATTCCGCAGGTGTTCGGCTCCGGGGGCGTGCCTTATGGGCTGGGCCTGCTGACGGTCACGCTCGTTCACGCAGGGCTGTTTACCCATGCCCAGACGGGGAGCGCGCGGGCCATTGTGGGCATCGCGCCCTTCAATCTCCTGTCGGCGGGGCTGGTGCTGCTGGCAGGATTCGTGGCCCCGCCCTGGGACTGGCCGCTGTGGGTGGGGGCAGTGGCGGTGTCGGTCTCCAGTTCCTTTCTGGGACGGGAGCGCGGCTTTACCCTCAGTCCGGCGCATTTTGTAGAACGGCATGGCCTCGTGGTGCTGATCGCCCTGGGCGAGAGCATCGTCGCCATCGGCACAGGGGCGCGGGGGCTGGCGGTGAACGCGACCCTGGTCGCCACAGCGGCCCTCGCGCTGGCGTTGGCCGCCGCCCTGTGGTGGACCTATTTCGGCGGTGACGACGAGCGGGCCGAGCGCCGCCTGACCGGGTTGCCGGACGGCGAACGCGCCCGGATGGCGCTGGTGGCCTTT is a genomic window containing:
- a CDS encoding DedA family protein; translation: MPDLTHLFLSASYLGLFLTVFAESGLLLGFFLPGDTLLIAAGYLAREGKISLAGVMLAVAAGAVLGYLLGYWIGNRYGQQVFLRPGGKLLKPEHLARTRAFYEQRGEITVVLARFIPVVRVVAPTMAGVSGMPLSRYNLYNVIGGVLWAVSIPLLGYGLGHLVPNLDHYVLLAVLGAAVLSTGPLLVAFLRQRRNAVSENGK
- a CDS encoding low temperature requirement protein A; the protein is MKDPTQPRPVSESVRTRRTDAVISRVSSLELFLDLVFVFTVTQLTGLIVGAEGWTDYLKAALVFMTIWWIYSGYVWLTSNVGLGRTRHRLLMFTGMTGFLVMALSIPQVFGSGGVPYGLGLLTVTLVHAGLFTHAQTGSARAIVGIAPFNLLSAGLVLLAGFVAPPWDWPLWVGAVAVSVSSSFLGRERGFTLSPAHFVERHGLVVLIALGESIVAIGTGARGLAVNATLVATAALALALAAALWWTYFGGDDERAERRLTGLPDGERARMALVAFGYGHFLMLSGIIVLAAGIKGVVAHPLGHATRHGAGELAGGLALYLLGDVVFRRTLRLGPGRLRLLAGGAALLTVPVALVWGRLPQLALCVALTVGLLVVEGRAVEKG
- the deoD gene encoding purine-nucleoside phosphorylase, with protein sequence MSIHLNAQPGVIAETVLLPGDPLRAQHIAETFFENPVQHNSVRGMLGFTGTYKGKKVSVQGTGMGIASSMIYVSELIQDYGCKNLIRVGTCGSYQADVHVRDLVLAQAACTDSNINNIRFGAKNFAPIADFGLLLRAYQIAQERGFATHVGNIMSSDTFYHDDFDQYKLWAQFGVLAVEMEAAGLYTLAAKHGVRALTILTVSDHLVTREETTAEERQLTFNGMIEVALDAALGEEQTG